The Candidatus Pantoea soli genome window below encodes:
- the ftsX gene encoding permease-like cell division protein FtsX: MVNKRNKRPAATKTAKQPSKSKALKGGWQEQWRYAWRGTLSDMYRQPLATLLTVMVIAISLTLPSVCYMVWKNVSQAATQWYPAPQLTVYLDKALDDTAAENVTAELKKLDGVDNVNYLTREEALNEFRNWSGFGGAMDMLEQNPLPAVAIITPKLNFQNSDTMANLRDRVAKVQGVEEVRMDDSWFARLAALTGLVGQIASMIGLLMVVAVFLVIGNSVRLSIFARRDTINVQKLIGATDGFILRPFLYGGALLGFAGAVLSLILSEVLVLRLQSVVAQVASVFGTTFVLEGFSWDEGLLLLLIAAIIGWIAAWLATVQHLRRFTPQ; this comes from the coding sequence ATGGTCAATAAACGTAACAAGCGCCCGGCGGCGACAAAAACCGCGAAGCAGCCGTCGAAAAGCAAAGCGCTGAAGGGCGGCTGGCAGGAGCAGTGGCGCTACGCGTGGCGCGGCACGCTGTCCGACATGTATCGTCAGCCGCTGGCGACGCTACTGACGGTGATGGTGATTGCTATCTCCCTGACGCTGCCCAGCGTGTGCTACATGGTGTGGAAAAACGTCAGTCAGGCAGCAACGCAGTGGTATCCGGCGCCGCAGCTAACGGTGTATCTGGATAAGGCGCTGGATGACACCGCCGCTGAGAACGTCACCGCAGAGCTGAAAAAGCTGGATGGCGTGGACAACGTGAATTATCTGACGCGCGAAGAGGCGCTGAATGAGTTCCGCAACTGGTCTGGTTTTGGTGGCGCCATGGATATGCTGGAGCAGAATCCGCTGCCGGCGGTCGCTATCATTACGCCAAAGCTTAACTTCCAGAATTCGGACACCATGGCAAACCTGCGCGATCGGGTGGCGAAAGTGCAGGGCGTGGAAGAGGTGCGGATGGATGACAGCTGGTTCGCCCGCCTGGCGGCGCTGACCGGGCTGGTGGGCCAGATCGCCTCCATGATTGGCCTGCTGATGGTGGTGGCGGTGTTCCTGGTGATTGGTAACAGCGTGCGGCTCAGTATTTTTGCCCGCCGCGATACCATCAATGTGCAGAAGCTGATCGGCGCCACCGACGGCTTCATTTTGCGGCCCTTCCTGTATGGCGGTGCGCTGCTGGGTTTTGCCGGCGCGGTGCTCTCGCTGATTTTGTCCGAAGTGCTGGTGCTGCGCCTGCAATCGGTAGTGGCGCAGGTGGCTTCGGTGTTCGGCACGACCTTTGTGCTGGAAGGCTTCTCGTGGGATGAAGGCCTGCTGCTGCTGCTGATCGCGGCTATCATCGGCTGGATTGCTGCCTGGCTGGCAACCGTTCAACATTTACGCCGTTTTACGCCGCAGTAA
- the rpoH gene encoding RNA polymerase sigma factor RpoH, whose translation MTKEMQTLAIAPLGNLESYVRAANNWPVLTAEEEKALAEKLHYQGDLDAAKTLILSHLRFVVHIARNYSGYGLPQADLIQEGNIGLMKAVRRFNPEVGVRLVSFAVHWIKAEIHEYVLRNWRIVKVATTKAQRKLFFNLRKTKQRLGWFNQDEVEMVARELGVSSKDVLEMESRMAAQDMTFDMSSDDDAGEGKPMAPVLYLQDKTSDFADGIEEDNWDAHAADKLSDAMLSLDERSQHIIRARWLDDDNKTTLQELADQYGVSAERVRQLEKNAMKKLRMAIEA comes from the coding sequence ATGACCAAAGAAATGCAAACTTTAGCGATTGCTCCTCTGGGCAACCTGGAATCTTATGTTCGGGCTGCCAACAACTGGCCGGTATTAACGGCAGAAGAGGAAAAAGCACTGGCGGAGAAGCTGCATTACCAGGGCGATCTGGATGCAGCCAAGACGCTGATCCTGTCTCACCTGCGCTTTGTTGTTCATATCGCTCGTAACTACTCCGGCTATGGCCTGCCGCAGGCAGACCTGATCCAGGAAGGTAACATCGGCCTGATGAAGGCGGTGCGTCGCTTCAATCCGGAAGTGGGTGTGCGTCTGGTCTCCTTTGCCGTGCACTGGATTAAAGCGGAAATTCACGAATATGTGCTGCGCAACTGGCGTATCGTGAAGGTCGCTACCACGAAAGCACAGCGTAAGCTGTTCTTTAACCTGCGTAAAACCAAGCAGCGTCTGGGCTGGTTCAACCAGGATGAAGTGGAAATGGTGGCGCGCGAGCTGGGCGTCAGCAGCAAAGACGTGCTGGAAATGGAATCCCGCATGGCGGCGCAGGATATGACCTTCGACATGTCGTCTGACGACGATGCCGGTGAAGGCAAGCCAATGGCACCGGTGCTGTATCTGCAGGATAAAACCTCTGACTTTGCCGATGGCATTGAAGAGGATAACTGGGATGCGCACGCGGCAGACAAGCTGAGCGATGCGATGCTGAGCCTCGACGAGCGCAGCCAGCACATCATCCGCGCCCGCTGGCTGGATGATGATAACAAGACCACGCTGCAGGAGCTGGCCGATCAGTATGGCGTTTCCGCCGAGCGCGTGCGCCAGCTGGAAAAAAATGCCATGAAGAAACTGCGTATGGCTATCGAAGCCTGA
- the panM gene encoding aspartate 1-decarboxylase autocleavage activator PanM — MKLTIQRISTLTPQDRLDLAKIWPQQDIDQLEASLTETQRLYAARFNARLLGALQLEIRGTTGNITHLSVRDATRRRGVGQYLLEETMAQNGALAHWWVADDGEDDQRVRAAFMQACGFRAQSDGWVCQTEKL, encoded by the coding sequence ATGAAGCTCACTATTCAGCGCATCAGCACGCTGACGCCGCAGGATCGACTGGACTTAGCGAAAATCTGGCCGCAGCAGGACATAGACCAGCTGGAAGCCAGCCTGACTGAAACGCAGCGGCTGTATGCAGCGCGTTTTAATGCACGCTTGCTGGGGGCGCTGCAGCTGGAGATTCGCGGGACAACGGGCAACATCACGCATCTGTCAGTGCGTGACGCCACCCGGCGGCGTGGCGTCGGGCAATATCTGCTGGAAGAGACGATGGCGCAGAACGGCGCGCTGGCGCACTGGTGGGTAGCGGATGACGGAGAGGATGACCAACGCGTGCGTGCAGCCTTTATGCAGGCCTGCGGCTTTCGCGCACAGAGCGACGGCTGGGTGTGTCAGACAGAGAAGTTGTGA